The Neurospora crassa OR74A linkage group IV, whole genome shotgun sequence genome has a segment encoding these proteins:
- a CDS encoding endo-1,3(4)-beta-glucanase translates to MRFDPSILLLPFLPSLVSAWHPPTLQGYNLVWYDEFEGSPQTLPSVSRWNIINGKLNVNNELETYTSSTKTIHVSGGHTLQIVPWRQQNGNGDWISGRIESTYTFTPPAGKKTVAQAEIRFGSNPTNTKAGIWPAFWLLGQELRSGGSWPACGELDILETVNGDLRGYGTLHCGTYPGGPCNEPNGRGASTAIPNQDWHTWKIEWDRTSGDWWTSKITWYMDGVKFHEVSGQSIGDSAIFDKISNKPLFFILNVAVGGNWPGYPNVNTLDGPGSMMEVGYVAHYVSN, encoded by the exons ATGCGTTtcgatccatccatcctcctccttcctttccttccctcaCTGGTCTCAGCTTGGCACCCTCCCACTCTCCAGGGTTACAACCTAGTCTGGTACGACGAATTCGAAGGCAGTCCGCAAACCTTGCCCAGTGTGAGCCGATGGAACATCATCAATGGCAAGCTCAACGTCAATAACGAGCTCGAGACgtacacctcctccaccaagacCATCCATGTCAGTGGCGGCCACACCCTGCAGATCGTCCCCTGGCGCCAACAgaacggcaacggcgacTGGATCTCCGGCCGCATCGAGTCCACTTATACCTTCACACCCCCAGCCGGCAAGAAGACCGTCGCCCAGGCCGAAATCCGCTTCGGCAGCAACCCGACCAACACCAAGGCGGGAATCTGGCCGGCCTTTTGGTTGCTGGGCCAAGAACTCCGCTCAGGCGGCAGCTGGCCCGCCTGTGGTGAGCTTGATATCCTGGAGACTGTCAACGGTGATCTGAGAGGGTACGGAACCCTCCACTGCGGAACGTATCCCGGCGGTCCTTGCAACGAACCTAACGGCAGGGGGGCCAGTACCGCCATTCCGAACCAGGACTGGCATACGTGGAAGATTGAGTGGGATCGCACGTCGGGGGACTGGTGGACTTCCAAGATTACGTGGTACATGGACGGGGTCAAGTTCCATGAAGTGTCGGGACAATCGATCGGTGACTCTGCGATATTTGACAAGATTAGTAACAAGCCGTTGTTCTTTATTTTGAATGTGGCTGTTGGTGGGAATTGG CCCGGTTATCCGAACGTTAACACTCTGGATGGGCCTGGGTCCATGATGGAGGTTGGTTATGTCGCTCATTACGTCTCTAACTGA
- a CDS encoding leupeptin-inactivating enzyme 1, with protein MRTAAASLATLALAVPALAATIQGGPTRKPYVCSDALQYQITEKDIRAGAQKLQDIANANNGTRVFGSTGHNATVDFLYNTLKDTGYYDVYKQPFVETYSAGTGSLSVNGKALDVRIMTYTPAGSATGPIVYAEGLGCSAAEYPAEASGNIVLVSRGNCTFGQKALSAKEAGAVGLVIYNNVDGSLSGTLGEAFKDYAPVVGLSKEDGEALIASIKGGEEIKAEFKVDAVTEHRVSFNVIAETKGGDHNNVLIVGGHSDSVAAGPGINDDGSGVIGILTVAKALAKFQVKNAVRFGFWSAEEFGLLGSEYYVKSLNGSKTELAKIRAYLNFDMIASPNYIYGIYDGDGSAFNLTGPQGSDVIEKDFEQFFSKNKVASVPSEFNGRSDYAAFIENGIPSGGIFTGAEGIKTEAEAAAVGGTAGIAYDVNYHQAGDTIDNIAWDAFLLNTRAIANSVAKYARSFKSLPAINLMQRRWDGDVAQTLKRNKKRANGAHVHSHSGPCGGGEEI; from the exons ATGAGAACTGCCGCTGCCTCCCTCGCAACCCTCGCCCTGGCGGTTCCCGCACTGGCTGCTACCATTCAAGGTGGTCCTACCAGGAAGCCCTATGTCTGCTCCGACGCCCTGCAGTACCAAATCACCGAGAAGGACATCCGCGCCGGTGCTCAGAAGCTTCAGGACATTGCCAATGCCAACAACGGCACTCGTGTCTTTGGCAGCACCGGTCACAACGCCACCGTCGACTTCCTCTACAACACCCTCAAGGACACCGGTTACTATGACGTCTACAAGCAGCCCTTTGTCGAGACTTACTCGGCTGGTACCGGTTCCTTGAGTGTTAACGGCAAGGCCCTCGATGTCCGGATCATGACCTATACACCTGCTGGATCTGCCACTGGGCCTATCGTCTATGCCGAGGGCCTTGGTTGCTCGGCCGCCGAGTACCCTGCTGAGGCTTCCGGAAACATCGTTCTCGTCTCCCGTGGTAACTGCACTTTCGGCCAGAAAGCCCTGAGCGCCAAGGAGGCTGGCGCCGTCGGCCTGGTCATCTACAACAACGTTGACGGCTCTCTTTCGGGCACCCTCGGCGAGGCCTTCAAGGACTATGCGCCCGTTGTTGGTCTCAGcaaggaggatggcgaggcTCTCATTGCCTCCATCAAGGGCGGTGAGGAGATCAAGGCCGAGTTCAAAGTGGACGCCGTCACCGAGCACCGTGTCAGCTTCAACGTCATTGCCGAGACAAAGGGGGGTGACCACAACAACGTCCTCATTGTTGGTGGCCATTCTGACTCCGTTGCGGCAGGCCCAGGTATCAACGATGACGGTTCCGGTGTTATTGGTATCTTGACCGTCGCGAAGGCCCTTGCCAAATTCCAGGTCAAGAACGCCGTCCGCTTTGGCTTCTGGTCTGCTGAGGAGTTTGGCCTGCTCGGCTCCGAATACTATGTCAAGTCTCTCAACGGTTCCAAGACTGAGCTCGCCAAGATCCGTGCTTACCTCAACTTCGATATG ATTGCCAGCCCCAACTACATCTACGGCATCTATGACGGCGACGGTAGCGCCTTCAACCTGACCGGTCCCCAGGGTTCCGACGTCATCGAGAAGGACTTTGAGCAGTTCTTCTCCAAGAACAAGGTCGCCTCTGTTCCCTCCGAGTTCAACGGTCGCTCCGACTATGCCGCCTTCATCGAGAACGGCATTCCCTCGGGTGGCATCTTCACCGGTGCCGAGGGCATCAAGACCGAGGCGGAAGCTGCGGCCGTTGGTGGCACAGCGGGCATTGCGTACGATGTCAACTACCACCAGGCCGGCGACACCATCGACAACATCGCCTGGGATGCCTTCCTTCTCAACACCAGGGCCATCGCCAACAGCGTGGCCAAGTATGCCCGCTCGTTCAAGTCGCTTCCCGCCATCAACCTTATGCAGCGCCGCtgggatggtgatgttgccCAGACCCTTAAGCGCAACAAGAAGCGCGCAAACGGGGCTCATGTCCACTCTCACTCTGGACCTTGCGGCGGTGGGGAGGAGATCTAA
- a CDS encoding mitochondrial import protein mmp37 produces the protein MASRGVLPQILTGRLNPRAPSLLARASPFRSQSALPPSSLYYQRHTPLLRRRYATARENNGAAVQAKDAKENVEHEDAANAAADAASKDTKSKQAVLNEASSSSASSSTTTLHETNDWETNVNLNIDSFKQLPHANFGVNQFIPFDPEFREVLKQIPWEFRAPIRYAFAYGSGVFPQSKSSGKVITDEELRKIHPKAPEGVKRAQDGTPKMIDFIFGVTHTQHWHSLNMKQHREHYSALASLGSGAVSYVQDKMGAGVYFNPYVVVNGILIKYGVVQLDTLERDLTQWDTLYLAGRLHKPVKILRDDPKIRLANQINLLSALRTALLLLPPKFTEDELFATIAGISYLGDPRMSLPTENPSKVKNIVGNNMTNFRRLYLPLIETLPNLEYNDAGATERDWIWNDKSLNLVQDMDPVKRGNMVRRLPKAFRSKLYFEYQKKFAIPQLDFNKMMEESQNEDAISFKRRQGGGFEQRIASDDPAELRKQVRSVIKKTINWPATTQSLKGPLTSGFKRTIRYLSEKMDKYRQGRDAEKAKTATAEDKPSERSEVDSKAEKK, from the exons ATGGCTAGCAGAGGGGTCCTCCCCCAAATCCTCACG GGTCGGCTCAACCCGCGCGCCCCATCCTTGCTCGCTCGCGCCAGCCCTTTCCGCTCCCAATCGGCCTTGCCCCCAAGTTCGCTATACTATCAGAGACACACTCCCCTATTACGGCGCAGATACGCCACGGCACGCGAGAACAACGGCGCGGCCGTTCAGGCGAAGGACGCCAAGGAGAATGTGGAGCACGAAGACGCCGCAAACGCCGCCGCGGATGCGGCATCCAAGGACACAAAGTCCAAGCAGGCCGTTTTAAACGAGGCTTCCAGCTCTTCTGCGTCCTCCAGCACCACAACTCTCCACGAGACGAATGATTGGGAGACGAACGTGAACTTGAACATCGACTCGTTCAAGCAACTACCCCACGCGAATTTTGGCGTCAACCAGTTCATTCCCTTCGATCCCGAGTTCAGGGAGGTCCTTAAGCAAATACCTTGGGAGTTCCGGGCCCCAATCCGCTACGCGTTCGCCTACGGCTCTGGCGTCTTCCCGCAATCCAAGTCTAGTGGCAAAGTGATTACGGACGAAGAGCTGCGCAAGATTCACCCCAAGGCGCCCGAAGGCGTCAAGAGAGCTCAGGATGGAACGCCCAAGATGATCGACTTTATTTTTGGCGTCACCCATACGCAACATTGGCATTCCCTCAACATGAAGCAGCACCGAGAGCACTACTCGGCATTGGCGAGCCTGGGCTCGGGTGCGGTCTCCTACGTTCAGGACAAGATGGGCGCTGGAGTATACTTTAACCCCTACGTCGTTGTCAATGGCATTTTGATCAAGTATGGCGTTGTACAACTGGATACGCTAGAGCGGGATCTGACCCAGTGGGATACTCTTTATCTTGCTGGACGACTGCACAAGCCTGTCAAGATTCTGCGCGACGATCCCAAGATTCGCTTGGCAAACCAGATCAACCTTCTGTCCGCTCTTCGGACAGccctgctgttgctgccacCCAAGTTCACCGAAGACGAGCTCTTTGCTACTATTGCTGGCATCAGCTACCTCGGCGACCCTCGCATGTCTCTTCCCACTGAGAACCCAAGCAAGGTGAAGAACATTGTCGGCAACAACATGACCAACTTCCGCCGCCTGTATCTTCCTCTGATTGAGACGCTACCAAACTTGGAGTACAATGATGCCGGCGCCACCGAGAGGGATTGGATCTGGAATGACAAGAGCCTCAATCTCGTGCAAGACATGGATCCTGTCAAGCGCGGAAACATGGTTCGCCGGTTGCCCAAGGCTTTCCGATCGAAGCTCTACTTCGAGTACCAGAAGAAGTTTGCCATCCCCCAACTCGACTTTaacaagatgatggaggaaagTCAAAACGAGGACGCCATTTCGTTCAAGCGTCGCCAGGGTGGAGGCTTCGAGCAGCGCATTGCCAGCGACGACCCTGCGGAGCTTCGCAAACAGGTCCGGAGCGTCATCAAGAAGACCATCAACTGGCCAGCCACCACACAGTCTCTCAAGGGCCCTCTTACCAGCGGTTTCAAGCGCACGATACGTTACCTCTCGGAAAAGATGGATAAGTACCGTCAAGGACGTGACGCCGAAAAGGCCAAGACCGCGACTGCTGAGGATAAGCCCAGCGAAAGGTCGGAGGTCGACAGCAAGGCAGAGAAGAAGTAG